In one window of Episyrphus balteatus chromosome 3, idEpiBalt1.1, whole genome shotgun sequence DNA:
- the LOC129914091 gene encoding zinc finger protein 675-like, which translates to MECIIKEKESPELNTILQVTTENENTNEFICFQCFKDFETQGVMLEHIEIEHFTFICDKCNKHFPTEKRLKKHLRDAHLSGKFPCPICNKIFTRKDHCKDHVYTHSEKPLFRCKFENCDKIFRQSINLKQHEKIHTGNYRKQCPLCNESVVQLSKHLHTHLETKQHQCSHCDKSFTRRCYLTAHEKIHLGEAGFFCKDCEMEFKSSNALYKHTRSKHNAEKYICEVPGCDQEFNRKDNMQSHMKRKH; encoded by the exons ATGGAGTGTATAATAAAGGAGAAAGAATCTCCCG AACTCAACACCATCCTACAAGTAACCACcgaaaatgaaaatacaaatgAATTCATTTGTTTCCAAtgctttaaagattttgaaactCAAGGTGTAATGCTGGAGCACATTGAAATCGAGCATTTCACATTTATTTGTGATAAATGTAACAAACATTTTCCCACCGAAAAGAGGCTTAAGAAACACTTGAGAGATGCTCATTTGTCTGGAAAGTTTCCATGTCCTATTTGTA ataAAATATTTACACGTAAAGATCATTGCAAAGATCACGTTTACACGCATTCAGAAAAACCTCTATTTCgttgcaaatttgaaaattgtgacaAGATATTTCGCCAGTCAATTAATCTAAAACAACACGAAAAAATACATACTGGAAACTATCGCAAACAATGTCCTCTATGTAATGAAAGTGTTGTACAATTGTCCAAACATTTGCATACTCATTTAGAAACAAAACAACATCAATGCAGTCATTGCGATAAATCCTTTACAAGACGTTGCTATTTGACTGCACACGAAAAAATTCACCTCGGTGAAGCTGGATTTTTCTGCAAGGATTGTGAAATGGAATTTAAATCATCTAACGCTCTTTACAAGCACACACGGAGTAAACACAATGCCGAGAAATATATTTGCGAAGTTCCAGGATGCGATCAGGAGTTTAATAGAAAGGACAATATGCAGTCGCATATGAAgcgaaaacattaa